Proteins from a genomic interval of Amycolatopsis sp. cg13:
- a CDS encoding response regulator has protein sequence MIRVLLADDQAMVRGALATVLGLEADIEVVGQVGSGDEVVAAAKETAPDVALLDVQMPGMDGLTAAAELKTALPACRVIICTTFGRPGYLARAMAAGAAGFVVKDAPPEQLVEAVRRVHSGLRVVDPALAAESLATGTSPLTARERDVLSAAKDGSTVADIAKSLFLSDGTVRNHLSSAIGKTGARTRAEAVRLSEERGWL, from the coding sequence GTGATCCGGGTGCTGCTGGCCGACGACCAGGCGATGGTGCGCGGGGCGCTGGCCACCGTGCTCGGCCTGGAAGCCGACATCGAGGTCGTGGGCCAGGTCGGCAGCGGCGACGAGGTGGTGGCCGCGGCGAAGGAAACGGCGCCGGACGTCGCGCTGCTCGACGTGCAGATGCCCGGCATGGACGGCCTCACCGCGGCGGCCGAGCTGAAAACCGCGCTGCCGGCGTGCCGGGTGATCATCTGCACGACGTTCGGCCGCCCCGGCTACCTGGCCCGGGCGATGGCGGCGGGCGCGGCCGGGTTCGTGGTGAAGGACGCGCCGCCGGAGCAGCTCGTCGAGGCGGTGCGTCGAGTCCACAGTGGACTGCGGGTGGTCGATCCGGCGCTGGCCGCGGAATCGCTCGCCACCGGGACGAGCCCGCTGACCGCCCGAGAGCGCGACGTGCTCAGCGCGGCCAAGGACGGAAGTACGGTCGCGGACATCGCGAAATCCCTTTTCCTGTCCGACGGAACGGTGCGCAACCACCTGTCGTCGGCGATCGGGAAGACCGGCGCGCGCACCCGCGCGGAAGCGGTGCGGCTGTCCGAGGAACGCGGCTGGCTCTAG
- a CDS encoding YdcF family protein: MDAWTGPTAGNWVRRIVFGVVLALVAVIGGTAFRVWQVARENDRTPADAIVVLGAAQYNGKPSEIFTARLEKARQLYAEGVSKTVITAGGKKTRDNFTEATAGARWLTKHGVPQSATLPVGEGNDTLRSLRAVADQVKARGWRSVVLVSDPWHSYRSRTMSEDLGLEAWTAPTHSGPIVQERSTQVRYIFRETGALLFYELTKSPADDLFGTTMG, encoded by the coding sequence ATGGATGCGTGGACGGGACCCACCGCGGGAAACTGGGTGCGCCGCATCGTTTTCGGTGTGGTGCTGGCCCTCGTCGCGGTTATCGGCGGCACCGCGTTCCGGGTGTGGCAGGTCGCGCGCGAGAACGACCGGACGCCGGCGGACGCGATCGTCGTGCTGGGCGCCGCGCAGTACAACGGCAAGCCCTCCGAAATCTTCACCGCCCGGCTGGAGAAAGCGCGCCAGCTCTACGCCGAGGGTGTCTCGAAGACCGTCATCACCGCTGGCGGCAAGAAGACCCGCGACAACTTCACCGAGGCGACGGCGGGCGCGCGGTGGCTGACCAAACACGGCGTGCCGCAATCCGCGACGTTGCCGGTCGGCGAGGGCAATGACACCCTCCGCAGCCTCCGCGCCGTAGCCGATCAGGTGAAGGCGCGCGGCTGGCGTTCGGTGGTGCTGGTCAGCGATCCGTGGCATTCCTACCGGTCGCGGACGATGTCCGAGGACCTCGGGCTGGAGGCGTGGACCGCGCCGACGCACAGCGGGCCGATCGTGCAGGAGCGGTCGACGCAGGTCCGCTACATCTTCCGCGAAACCGGCGCGCTGCTGTTCTACGAGCTCACCAAGTCGCCCGCGGACGACTTGTTCGGCACGACGATGGGCTGA
- a CDS encoding deoxyguanosinetriphosphate triphosphohydrolase: MSDGYREHDRARVLAEEPKGAALSGARPDGRSAFARDRARVLHSAALRRLAGKTQVVGPGEGAEVSGAPRTRLTHSLEVAQIGRGIAEELGADPDLVDTAGLAHDIGHPPFGHNGERALDQAAQACGGFEGNAQTLRILTRLEPKAVGPDGATAGLNLTRACLDAATKYPWPRRSGEPKYGVYPDDITVFGWIREGAPGLRRCLEAQIMDWADDVAYSVHDVEDGVLAGRIRLRLLADPEERAAVAEAASRHFSTLSVSTLEGAAKELLDLPVVDGLVRAEPDGSLRAQVALKRLTSELVGRFASAAVTGTRAGYGEGPLTRYAARLAVPEQVGAEVALLKALALRYVMSDRRRLAMQDGQREVITELVAALCRRAPEALDPLLVPAWDAAADDAARLRVVVDQVASLTDAQAYEWHRWHTGRHGTAPPAEP, translated from the coding sequence GTGAGTGACGGCTACCGCGAGCACGACCGCGCCCGCGTGCTGGCCGAGGAACCCAAGGGCGCGGCGCTGTCCGGCGCGCGGCCGGACGGGCGCAGCGCGTTCGCCCGCGACCGCGCGCGGGTGCTGCATTCCGCCGCGTTGCGCAGGCTGGCGGGCAAAACCCAGGTGGTCGGGCCTGGCGAGGGCGCGGAGGTCAGCGGCGCGCCGCGGACGCGGCTCACGCATTCGCTGGAGGTCGCGCAGATCGGCCGCGGCATCGCCGAGGAGCTGGGCGCCGACCCGGACCTGGTCGACACCGCGGGGCTGGCGCACGACATCGGGCACCCGCCGTTCGGCCACAACGGCGAACGCGCGCTCGACCAGGCGGCGCAAGCCTGCGGCGGATTCGAGGGCAACGCGCAGACGCTGCGCATCCTCACCCGGCTGGAGCCCAAGGCGGTCGGCCCGGACGGCGCGACGGCCGGGCTGAACCTCACCCGGGCGTGTCTCGACGCCGCCACGAAGTACCCGTGGCCGCGCCGGTCCGGGGAGCCGAAATACGGCGTGTACCCGGACGACATCACGGTGTTCGGCTGGATCCGCGAGGGCGCGCCGGGCCTTCGCCGGTGCCTGGAAGCGCAGATCATGGACTGGGCGGACGACGTGGCCTATTCGGTGCACGACGTCGAGGACGGGGTGCTCGCCGGCCGGATCCGGTTGCGGCTGCTGGCCGATCCGGAGGAACGCGCGGCGGTCGCCGAGGCCGCGTCCCGGCATTTCTCCACGCTCTCGGTGTCCACTTTGGAGGGTGCGGCGAAGGAACTGCTCGACCTGCCGGTGGTCGACGGGCTGGTGCGCGCGGAGCCGGACGGTTCGCTGCGCGCGCAGGTCGCGCTCAAGCGGCTCACCAGCGAACTCGTCGGCCGGTTCGCCTCGGCCGCGGTCACCGGCACCCGCGCGGGCTACGGCGAGGGTCCGCTCACCCGGTACGCGGCGCGGCTGGCGGTGCCGGAGCAGGTCGGGGCGGAGGTGGCGTTGCTCAAGGCGCTGGCGCTGCGGTACGTGATGAGCGATCGCCGCCGGCTGGCGATGCAGGACGGGCAGCGGGAGGTCATCACCGAGCTGGTGGCGGCGTTGTGCAGGCGCGCGCCCGAGGCGCTGGACCCGTTGCTGGTGCCGGCGTGGGACGCGGCAGCGGACGACGCGGCGCGGTTGCGAGTAGTGGTGGACCAGGTGGCATCGCTCACCGACGCGCAGGCGTACGAATGGCATCGATGGCACACCGGACGGCACGGAACGGCGCCGCCTGCCGAACCGTGA
- a CDS encoding serpin family protein, producing MALDSHLTFTLALHGATAPPGTDACFSPYSAASALGLAEQAARGRTAEELAAVLGRDQSGLLHAAAELGDKAQLAVANTLWASDLITVEDSFQAALVRWPGGKAETAPFKTDPEGARERINADVDQTTHGLIPELLPEGAIHPDTRASLVNALYLKTAWRHPFPEHATADADFHTPDGVRQVPTMHLDESVGYAHENGWQVVRLTAEGGVETVILLPDGDLDSAEAALDTQALRGLLESPKQQKIQLSLPKISLDARADLERALQGLGVRELFTDDADLTGLTPDRPLWVDSILHQAVLRLDEQGLEGAAATAIQMRTLSLIAGDPLEVRVDRPFLLLVRHAETGAVYFFARVVRPA from the coding sequence ATGGCCCTGGACAGCCACCTCACCTTCACCCTGGCGTTGCACGGTGCGACCGCGCCCCCGGGAACTGACGCGTGCTTCTCGCCCTACTCGGCGGCGAGCGCGCTCGGTCTAGCCGAACAGGCCGCGCGCGGACGCACCGCGGAAGAACTGGCCGCCGTGCTCGGCCGCGACCAGAGCGGGCTGCTCCACGCCGCGGCCGAGCTGGGCGACAAGGCCCAGCTGGCCGTCGCGAACACGCTCTGGGCCTCGGATCTGATCACCGTCGAGGACAGCTTCCAGGCCGCACTCGTGCGCTGGCCCGGCGGCAAAGCCGAGACCGCGCCGTTCAAAACCGACCCCGAGGGCGCGCGCGAGCGGATCAACGCCGACGTGGACCAGACCACTCACGGGCTGATCCCGGAGCTGCTGCCCGAAGGCGCGATCCACCCGGACACACGCGCCAGCCTGGTCAACGCGCTCTACCTGAAAACCGCCTGGCGACACCCGTTCCCGGAGCACGCCACGGCGGACGCCGACTTCCACACCCCCGACGGCGTGCGTCAGGTGCCGACGATGCACCTGGACGAATCCGTCGGCTACGCGCACGAAAACGGCTGGCAGGTCGTCCGGCTGACGGCCGAGGGCGGCGTCGAGACGGTGATCCTGCTGCCGGACGGCGACCTCGACAGCGCCGAAGCCGCGCTCGACACGCAAGCGCTGCGCGGGCTGCTCGAAAGCCCGAAGCAGCAGAAGATCCAGCTCTCGCTGCCCAAGATCTCGCTCGACGCGCGCGCGGACCTCGAACGGGCGTTGCAGGGCCTCGGCGTGCGCGAGCTGTTCACCGACGACGCGGACCTCACCGGTCTCACGCCGGACCGTCCGCTGTGGGTGGATAGCATCCTGCACCAGGCCGTGCTGCGGCTGGACGAACAAGGCCTCGAAGGCGCCGCGGCCACCGCGATTCAGATGCGCACGCTGTCTCTGATCGCTGGCGACCCGCTCGAAGTCCGGGTCGACCGGCCGTTCCTGCTGCTGGTGCGCCACGCCGAAACCGGTGCGGTGTACTTCTTCGCCCGGGTGGTGCGCCCCGCGTGA
- a CDS encoding glycosyl transferase has translation MRRSWADAGIIGAYLAFSVLLFGGLWADLGQGYLWNSASDQNLWEWFFAVTAKSVQHLENPLTSGLQNYPLGVNMMANTAMLGLGIPLTPITLVFGPTATWAIALTGSLAGSAAAWYWVFSRHLVRHRVSAAIGGAFAGFAPPMISHANAHPNFVAWFLLPFIALKVIQLAQGQRPVRNGIWLGVLTAYQIFLGEEPLLIFALGFLIFAVAYCVSRRREVRAMVRPVLLGGGIAVVLTLVVVAFPLWWQFFGPDSYTGLEHGQVGNDTAAMTRFATQSVSGQPEAAAAVSLNRTEENAFFGWPLIVLMVVVTAWLWREVVARSLAISMFLMAWLSLGSEITVLHENTGVPGPWKLLADLPLFESLLESRLAMACVPAIGALLAIATDRVFTAAGKGELKLPVRLIWIGAVAAVLLPVAPTQLLVQKRPPTPAFFADGTWQMYVAPGGTVVPVPLPSSGESEPLHWQMDAGLQYAMPEGYFVGPQGPNDKRGRYGSYQRPTSTLFDRVRDSKQAQPITDADRDQAIEDLRYWNASVLVLIPREHSDAYRTTVDLLLRKPGQFVDGVWVWDVRPITGHR, from the coding sequence ATGCGCCGGTCCTGGGCCGACGCCGGGATCATCGGCGCGTACCTGGCGTTCTCCGTGCTCCTGTTCGGCGGCCTGTGGGCCGACCTCGGCCAGGGCTACCTGTGGAACAGCGCGTCGGACCAGAACCTGTGGGAATGGTTCTTCGCGGTCACCGCGAAATCGGTGCAGCACCTGGAGAACCCGCTCACCAGCGGGCTGCAGAACTACCCGCTCGGCGTGAACATGATGGCCAACACGGCCATGCTGGGCCTGGGTATCCCGCTGACCCCGATCACGCTCGTCTTCGGCCCGACGGCCACCTGGGCGATCGCGCTCACCGGCAGCCTCGCCGGCAGCGCGGCGGCCTGGTACTGGGTGTTCTCGCGGCATCTCGTGCGGCACCGGGTGTCCGCGGCGATCGGCGGCGCGTTCGCCGGATTCGCGCCGCCGATGATCTCGCACGCCAACGCGCATCCGAACTTCGTCGCATGGTTCCTGCTGCCGTTCATCGCGCTCAAGGTGATCCAGCTGGCCCAGGGCCAGCGCCCGGTGCGCAACGGGATCTGGCTCGGCGTACTCACCGCGTACCAGATCTTCCTCGGCGAAGAGCCGCTGCTGATCTTCGCGCTCGGCTTCCTGATCTTCGCGGTCGCGTATTGCGTTTCGCGGCGGCGCGAGGTCAGGGCGATGGTGCGGCCGGTGCTGCTCGGCGGCGGCATCGCGGTGGTGCTGACGCTGGTGGTCGTCGCGTTCCCGTTGTGGTGGCAGTTCTTCGGCCCGGACAGCTACACCGGGCTGGAGCACGGCCAGGTCGGCAACGACACCGCCGCGATGACCCGGTTCGCGACGCAGTCGGTGTCCGGGCAGCCGGAGGCGGCGGCCGCGGTGTCGCTGAACCGCACCGAGGAGAACGCGTTCTTCGGCTGGCCGCTGATCGTGCTGATGGTTGTGGTCACCGCGTGGCTGTGGCGCGAGGTCGTGGCCCGTTCGCTGGCGATCTCGATGTTCCTGATGGCCTGGCTCTCGCTCGGCTCCGAAATCACCGTGCTGCACGAGAACACCGGCGTGCCCGGCCCGTGGAAACTGCTGGCGGACCTGCCGTTGTTCGAATCGCTGCTGGAATCGCGGCTGGCGATGGCGTGTGTGCCCGCGATCGGCGCGCTGCTCGCGATCGCCACTGATCGCGTGTTCACCGCGGCCGGGAAGGGCGAGCTGAAGCTGCCGGTGCGGCTGATCTGGATCGGCGCGGTCGCGGCCGTGCTGCTGCCGGTCGCACCGACCCAGCTGCTCGTGCAGAAACGCCCGCCGACGCCCGCGTTCTTCGCCGACGGCACCTGGCAGATGTACGTCGCGCCCGGCGGGACCGTCGTGCCGGTGCCGCTGCCGAGTTCGGGGGAGTCGGAGCCGCTGCACTGGCAGATGGACGCCGGTCTGCAGTACGCGATGCCGGAGGGCTACTTCGTCGGTCCGCAGGGCCCGAACGACAAACGCGGCCGCTACGGCTCCTACCAGCGGCCGACCTCGACGCTGTTCGACCGGGTCCGGGACTCCAAACAGGCGCAGCCGATCACCGATGCCGACCGGGACCAGGCGATCGAGGATCTGCGCTACTGGAACGCCAGCGTCCTCGTGCTGATCCCGCGCGAGCACAGCGACGCCTACCGCACCACAGTCGACCTCCTGCTGCGCAAACCCGGGCAGTTCGTGGACGGCGTGTGGGTCTGGGATGTGCGCCCGATCACCGGGCATCGCTGA
- a CDS encoding carboxymuconolactone decarboxylase family protein codes for MPRIPVKRATDGGPVLKLFYRIAGKRYGAVPEPMAVVAHHRGLLRTSIAHELMAEKASKHLPTGVRELAVYRVATQIGCSWCVDFGTMLQRHDGLDIDRLKHIDEYATSPLFTRQERLALALADAMSGPAVTVTDEQIAELVAEFGEKGVVELTYQIGLENSRARMNSALGIVDQGFTSGDACRVPIP; via the coding sequence ATGCCTCGTATCCCGGTCAAACGAGCCACTGACGGCGGCCCGGTGCTGAAGCTCTTCTACCGGATCGCCGGGAAGCGGTACGGCGCGGTGCCGGAGCCGATGGCCGTCGTGGCGCACCACCGCGGGCTGCTGCGGACCAGCATCGCGCACGAGCTGATGGCGGAGAAGGCGTCGAAGCACCTGCCCACAGGAGTGCGGGAACTCGCCGTGTACCGCGTCGCGACCCAGATCGGCTGCTCGTGGTGCGTCGACTTCGGCACGATGCTGCAGCGGCACGACGGCCTCGACATCGACCGGCTCAAGCACATCGACGAGTACGCGACGTCGCCGCTGTTCACCCGCCAGGAGCGGCTGGCGCTCGCGCTCGCGGACGCGATGTCCGGCCCGGCCGTCACGGTCACCGACGAGCAGATCGCCGAGCTGGTGGCCGAATTCGGCGAGAAGGGCGTGGTCGAGCTGACCTATCAGATCGGCCTGGAGAACTCGCGGGCGCGGATGAACAGCGCGCTCGGCATCGTCGACCAGGGCTTCACCTCAGGAGACGCCTGCCGCGTGCCGATCCCGTGA
- a CDS encoding sigma-70 family RNA polymerase sigma factor produces MSTTTALEEFAAEFDAHRPHLIAAAYRLTGTRADAEDATQEAWLRLSGLDDAGRAGIRDLRGWLTAVVGRICLDRLRSAAVRREKYVGEWLPEPIVTPFGVPASEDPLEVAVRDDGLRMAAMVVLDRLTPEQRVAFVLHDAFAVPFAEIADALGCSPATARQHASRGRRAVEDSDPPARLELAEQQPVLEKFVVALLAGDIRAVTELLHPDVVLIGDSNGRSRTSRRMIVGQDKVARFVLGVLAKYAPGTMDNGRPVLVNGDLGLWLPQLPAVDGYLALDERVQTFSVRDGRIVGVYDQVNPEKLTRITRPEQ; encoded by the coding sequence ATGAGCACCACGACCGCGCTGGAGGAGTTCGCCGCCGAGTTCGACGCCCACCGGCCGCACCTGATCGCCGCGGCCTACCGGCTCACCGGCACCCGCGCGGACGCCGAGGACGCGACGCAGGAGGCCTGGCTGCGGCTGTCCGGGCTCGACGACGCGGGCCGCGCCGGGATCCGCGACCTGCGCGGCTGGCTGACCGCGGTGGTCGGGCGGATCTGCCTCGACCGGCTGCGGTCGGCGGCGGTGCGGCGCGAGAAGTACGTGGGCGAATGGCTGCCCGAGCCGATCGTGACGCCGTTCGGCGTGCCCGCGAGCGAGGACCCGCTCGAAGTAGCGGTGCGCGACGACGGCCTGCGCATGGCCGCGATGGTGGTGCTCGACCGGCTCACGCCGGAGCAGCGCGTGGCGTTCGTGCTGCACGACGCGTTCGCGGTGCCGTTCGCGGAGATCGCCGACGCGCTGGGCTGCAGCCCGGCGACCGCGCGCCAGCACGCCTCCCGCGGCCGCCGTGCGGTCGAAGACTCCGATCCGCCCGCCCGGCTCGAACTGGCGGAGCAGCAGCCGGTGCTGGAGAAGTTCGTGGTCGCGCTGCTGGCGGGCGACATCCGCGCGGTCACCGAGCTGCTGCACCCGGACGTGGTCTTGATCGGCGATTCCAACGGCCGCTCGCGCACCAGCCGCCGCATGATCGTCGGGCAGGACAAGGTCGCCCGCTTCGTGCTCGGCGTACTCGCGAAGTACGCGCCGGGCACGATGGACAACGGACGGCCGGTGCTCGTCAACGGCGACCTCGGCCTGTGGCTGCCGCAGCTGCCCGCGGTCGACGGCTACCTCGCCCTCGACGAGCGCGTGCAGACGTTCAGCGTGCGCGACGGCCGCATCGTCGGCGTCTACGACCAGGTCAACCCGGAGAAGCTCACCCGGATCACCCGGCCGGAGCAGTGA
- the dnaG gene encoding DNA primase, which yields MAGRIRESDIAEVRERNRIDEVVGEYVALRRAGGGSLKGLCPFHNEKTPSFNVRPTHGTFHCFGCGEGGDVIKFIQKIDLVSFVEAVERLADRVGIRLTYEGGGASVQRDRGTRSRLIEAHRAASEFYIEQLGTDEARAARDFLTERGFDAAAAKQFGCGFAPGGWDKLTKHLLNRGFEVKELLASGLSKEGQRGPMDRFHRRLVWPIRDVGNDVVGFGARRLFDDDRISAKYLNTSETQIYKKSQVMFGLDQAKREIAKRHQVVVVEGYTDVMAMHAAGVPTAVASSGTAFGEDHMKVLRRLMMDDDAFRGEVIFTFDGDEAGQKAALKAFEGDQTFAGQTYIAVAPDGMDPCELRIAKGDTAVRDLVARRTPLFEFVIKSMLKQFDLDSVDGQVSALQKTVPMVAAIKDRASRDGYASKLAWWVGWQDVAQVVNRVRGAAGAASRRGPAEPQLRRGAARREEPPAPEPEKQDLPRPAPNDPRFVGQREALKAALQQPAIAGPEYDSLPEEAFTHPVYIAVHLAVLKAGGAASGLTGPALLDAASAHCPEGTVRRVLSELAVEPLRALGEVDSRYISGVLAGVQENLVGRQIGEIKSKLQRLSPVEAPDDYRALFGDLVALEQYRKSLREQAASGWE from the coding sequence GTGGCAGGACGGATTCGGGAGAGCGATATCGCGGAGGTGCGTGAGCGCAACCGGATCGACGAGGTCGTGGGGGAGTACGTCGCGCTGCGCCGTGCCGGCGGGGGCAGCCTGAAGGGCCTGTGCCCGTTCCACAACGAGAAGACCCCGTCGTTCAACGTGCGCCCCACTCACGGGACCTTCCACTGCTTCGGCTGTGGCGAGGGCGGCGACGTCATCAAGTTCATTCAGAAGATCGACCTCGTGTCGTTCGTGGAGGCGGTCGAGCGGCTCGCCGACCGCGTCGGGATCCGGCTGACCTACGAGGGCGGCGGCGCGTCGGTGCAGCGCGACCGCGGCACCCGGTCGCGGCTGATCGAGGCGCACCGCGCGGCGTCCGAGTTCTACATCGAGCAGCTGGGCACCGACGAGGCGCGGGCGGCGCGGGACTTCCTGACCGAGCGCGGTTTCGACGCCGCGGCGGCCAAGCAGTTCGGCTGCGGGTTCGCGCCCGGCGGCTGGGACAAGCTCACCAAACACCTGCTCAACCGCGGGTTCGAGGTGAAGGAACTGCTCGCGTCCGGCCTGTCGAAGGAGGGCCAGCGCGGCCCGATGGACCGGTTCCACCGGCGGCTGGTGTGGCCGATCCGCGACGTCGGCAACGACGTGGTCGGCTTCGGCGCGCGGCGGCTTTTCGACGACGACCGGATCTCGGCGAAGTACCTCAACACCTCCGAAACGCAGATCTACAAGAAGTCGCAGGTCATGTTCGGCCTCGACCAGGCCAAACGCGAGATCGCGAAACGACACCAGGTCGTGGTGGTCGAGGGCTACACCGACGTGATGGCGATGCACGCGGCAGGCGTGCCGACGGCGGTCGCGTCCTCGGGCACCGCGTTCGGCGAGGACCACATGAAGGTCCTGCGCCGGCTGATGATGGACGACGACGCCTTCCGCGGCGAGGTCATCTTCACCTTCGACGGCGACGAAGCGGGGCAGAAGGCGGCGCTCAAGGCGTTCGAGGGCGACCAGACGTTCGCCGGGCAGACCTACATCGCGGTCGCGCCGGACGGGATGGACCCGTGCGAGCTGCGCATCGCGAAGGGCGACACCGCGGTGCGCGACCTGGTGGCCCGGCGCACGCCGCTGTTCGAGTTCGTGATCAAGAGCATGCTCAAGCAGTTCGACCTGGATTCGGTCGACGGCCAGGTTTCCGCGCTGCAGAAGACCGTCCCGATGGTCGCCGCGATCAAGGACCGGGCCAGCCGGGACGGTTACGCGTCCAAGCTCGCCTGGTGGGTCGGCTGGCAGGACGTCGCGCAGGTGGTCAACCGGGTGCGCGGCGCGGCCGGAGCGGCGTCCCGGCGCGGACCGGCCGAACCGCAGCTGCGGCGGGGCGCGGCCCGGCGGGAGGAGCCCCCGGCGCCCGAGCCGGAGAAGCAGGACCTGCCGCGTCCCGCGCCGAACGACCCGAGGTTCGTCGGGCAGCGCGAGGCGCTCAAGGCCGCGCTGCAGCAGCCCGCGATCGCCGGTCCGGAGTACGACTCGCTGCCGGAAGAGGCGTTCACGCATCCGGTGTACATCGCGGTGCACCTGGCCGTGCTGAAGGCGGGCGGGGCGGCCTCCGGGCTCACCGGGCCCGCGCTGCTGGACGCCGCGTCGGCGCACTGTCCGGAAGGGACGGTCCGCCGAGTGCTCAGCGAACTGGCGGTGGAACCGTTGCGCGCCTTGGGAGAAGTGGACTCGCGCTACATCTCCGGCGTGCTCGCGGGGGTGCAGGAGAACCTCGTCGGCAGGCAGATCGGCGAGATCAAGTCGAAGCTGCAGCGGCTGTCGCCGGTCGAGGCCCCGGATGACTACCGCGCGCTGTTCGGCGACCTGGTCGCGCTGGAGCAGTACCGGAAGTCGCTGCGCGAGCAGGCGGCGAGCGGGTGGGAGTGA
- a CDS encoding trans-aconitate 2-methyltransferase, producing MWDPAKYLDYSDLRGRPFYDLIGRISADAPRRVVDLGCGPGTLTLDLALRWPDAVLEAMDSSPEMVAAARERGVAAEVGDVRTWTPKPDTDVVVSNAVLQWVPGHQDLLRRWAAELPAGAVLAVQVPGNFSAPSHAISRQLAASPAWAARLSSVSLRAEDAVSEPRDYADLLADAGCLVDAWETTYVQQLSGPRAVLEWITGTALRPIRAALGDDDWASFQDDLAPLLDEAYPPRPDGTTWFEFRRIFVVAKIPG from the coding sequence ATGTGGGATCCGGCGAAGTACCTCGACTACTCCGACCTGCGCGGCCGGCCGTTCTACGACCTGATCGGGCGAATCTCGGCCGATGCGCCCCGCCGGGTGGTCGACCTGGGCTGCGGCCCTGGCACCCTGACCCTCGACTTGGCGCTCCGCTGGCCCGACGCGGTCCTCGAGGCGATGGACAGCTCGCCGGAGATGGTCGCCGCGGCCCGCGAACGCGGGGTGGCCGCCGAGGTCGGCGACGTCCGGACGTGGACGCCGAAACCGGACACCGACGTGGTCGTCTCGAACGCGGTCCTGCAATGGGTGCCCGGCCACCAGGACCTGCTGCGCCGCTGGGCCGCGGAACTCCCCGCCGGAGCGGTCCTGGCGGTGCAGGTGCCCGGCAACTTCTCCGCCCCGTCGCACGCCATCAGCCGCCAGCTGGCCGCCTCGCCTGCCTGGGCCGCACGGCTGTCGTCTGTGTCGCTGCGAGCCGAAGACGCAGTCAGCGAGCCTCGCGACTACGCCGACCTTCTCGCCGACGCCGGATGCCTGGTCGATGCCTGGGAAACCACGTACGTACAACAACTTTCCGGCCCTCGAGCGGTCCTGGAATGGATCACCGGCACCGCGCTCCGCCCCATCCGCGCGGCTCTAGGCGACGACGACTGGGCTTCCTTTCAAGATGACCTCGCCCCGCTCCTGGACGAGGCCTACCCGCCCCGTCCCGATGGCACGACCTGGTTCGAATTCCGGCGGATCTTCGTCGTCGCTAAGATCCCGGGCTGA
- a CDS encoding trans-aconitate 2-methyltransferase, with translation MSYWNTNVARHPGILRAVSAGCASALDVGCGDGLLARKLASAVPSVTGIDKSPEMIAQARSLSSDTFVEGDFLSADLGTYDFICSVATIHHLDFEAALARMRDMLNPGGVLVVVGLARDASVTDWAATIAAAPVVRIVKTLRRAHGPDGMPAMQPQMSYGEVRTTARRLLPGVRYRRHVLRRYSLTWQKPS, from the coding sequence ATGTCGTACTGGAACACGAACGTCGCCCGCCATCCAGGCATCCTCCGCGCCGTGTCCGCCGGATGCGCGAGCGCCCTGGACGTCGGCTGCGGAGACGGCCTGCTGGCGCGGAAACTGGCGTCCGCAGTGCCTTCGGTCACCGGGATCGACAAGTCGCCGGAGATGATCGCTCAGGCCCGCTCGCTGTCCTCGGACACCTTCGTCGAGGGCGACTTTCTCTCCGCTGACCTCGGCACGTACGACTTCATCTGCTCGGTGGCCACCATCCACCACCTGGACTTCGAGGCAGCCCTCGCCCGCATGCGAGACATGCTGAACCCAGGCGGCGTGCTGGTAGTGGTCGGCCTGGCCCGCGACGCGAGCGTGACCGACTGGGCAGCGACGATCGCAGCCGCACCGGTCGTGCGCATCGTGAAGACGCTGCGTCGAGCACACGGCCCAGACGGTATGCCAGCCATGCAGCCGCAGATGAGCTACGGCGAGGTGCGCACGACCGCGCGACGGTTGCTGCCAGGCGTGCGATACCGGCGACACGTACTGCGCCGATACTCGCTCACCTGGCAAAAACCGTCCTGA
- a CDS encoding MarR family winged helix-turn-helix transcriptional regulator, whose protein sequence is MRKNENAGDKGAVPAPGAETKHAVGRQLNYAAKAARTYLEQHLMLAGSSFATWTVLFALKSRSPLIQREIADMLGVEGPTLTRHLARMEAEGLIVRRRTPEDRRAAVVELSPQGQAAYKRLSRIVSAGGEQVLDGFSDGELDLLISFLTRIVENVNKSSPRSASTH, encoded by the coding sequence ATGCGCAAGAACGAAAACGCCGGCGACAAGGGGGCCGTCCCGGCACCCGGCGCGGAAACCAAGCATGCTGTCGGCCGTCAACTGAACTACGCGGCCAAGGCCGCGCGGACCTATCTCGAACAACACCTGATGCTGGCGGGGTCGAGCTTCGCCACCTGGACCGTGCTGTTCGCACTCAAGTCGCGCAGCCCCCTCATCCAACGAGAAATCGCCGACATGCTGGGAGTCGAGGGGCCGACGCTGACCCGTCATCTCGCGCGGATGGAAGCCGAAGGGCTGATCGTGCGGCGACGTACGCCGGAGGACCGGCGCGCCGCGGTCGTCGAATTGAGCCCCCAGGGCCAGGCCGCGTACAAACGGCTTTCCCGAATCGTCAGCGCGGGCGGCGAGCAAGTGCTGGACGGTTTCTCGGACGGCGAATTGGACCTGCTCATCTCTTTCCTGACCAGGATTGTCGAAAACGTCAACAAGTCCAGCCCCCGCTCCGCCAGCACGCACTGA